One Pseudomonas sp. HOU2 genomic window carries:
- a CDS encoding FimV/HubP family polar landmark protein: protein MLASRHVVLRGGARWLLVAGVFSYSTWSMALGLGDITVHSALNQPLKADIALVDAAGLSAGDLSASLATADEFARAGVERVFFLNDLKFTPILHGNRQMIRVTSRKPVNEPFLNFLVQLDQPNGRLLREYTVLIDPPGSPSIVPATDEPDPRPQSSEFPTVEPATAAPQAAQGKRDAAPSAPPAPAAPANDAVAEQLAASVLLSQQLQKTVDELNARLQAQDVQIADGKKQISDLQTRLSELQQPPAPAITPPIPAPVTTAPEAADDGLNWPLLGGLLVLLGLLGAGLFVRRRRQLAEVTAPLAALPAVRQTDPEDPPATQSASLRTTTEHREEPAAGDVLEAVGIYLAYGRLGEAVGLLRNAMDKEPERTELGVQLLEVLGRQGDSAAYEQQENRLRDAGVDPQQLAAIRERHPKLTGAAPITPAVSMVAATAVAPEPSAPEDDFELNLGELSMASSWDLEDSRSTPEPPAERTASNSDLEILPPDFELPETVASEEAELEWIPEPDAQPLDDDFLNEFGDPGESLALEPLELGGTEPEHGSEKLEQAQTCIDDGDIDSAIALLNELLKEGDEPLKQTARTLLAGIR from the coding sequence ATGCTCGCAAGTCGGCACGTTGTACTGCGCGGTGGCGCCAGATGGCTGCTGGTCGCTGGTGTATTCAGCTATTCGACCTGGTCGATGGCACTGGGGCTGGGCGACATCACCGTCCACTCGGCCCTCAATCAGCCGCTCAAGGCCGATATCGCGCTGGTGGATGCCGCTGGCCTGAGTGCCGGCGATCTCTCGGCCAGCCTCGCCACGGCCGATGAATTCGCCCGGGCCGGGGTCGAGCGGGTGTTTTTCCTCAATGACCTCAAGTTCACCCCGATCCTGCATGGCAATCGCCAGATGATCCGGGTGACCTCGCGCAAACCGGTCAATGAACCCTTTCTGAATTTTCTGGTGCAGCTCGATCAGCCCAATGGCCGCCTGCTGCGCGAGTACACTGTGCTGATCGATCCGCCCGGATCGCCAAGTATCGTGCCGGCTACCGACGAGCCCGATCCACGTCCGCAATCCTCTGAATTCCCCACCGTCGAGCCCGCCACGGCGGCGCCTCAGGCTGCTCAGGGCAAACGCGATGCCGCCCCTTCAGCGCCACCCGCTCCGGCGGCGCCAGCCAACGATGCCGTGGCCGAGCAATTGGCGGCCAGCGTGTTGCTCAGTCAGCAACTGCAAAAGACCGTCGACGAACTCAACGCCAGACTGCAGGCGCAGGATGTGCAGATTGCCGACGGCAAAAAGCAGATCAGTGATCTGCAAACGCGATTGAGCGAACTGCAACAGCCACCGGCGCCAGCCATCACGCCGCCAATACCCGCGCCAGTCACCACCGCGCCTGAAGCTGCCGACGATGGCCTCAACTGGCCGCTGCTCGGTGGCTTGCTGGTGCTGTTGGGATTGTTGGGTGCCGGGCTTTTCGTCCGACGTCGCCGGCAACTGGCGGAGGTCACGGCGCCACTGGCAGCTCTGCCCGCCGTTCGGCAAACAGATCCTGAAGACCCGCCAGCCACACAATCCGCCAGCCTGCGAACCACCACCGAACACCGCGAAGAACCGGCGGCCGGCGATGTGCTGGAGGCGGTGGGGATCTATCTGGCCTATGGGCGTTTGGGTGAGGCGGTCGGGCTGTTGCGCAATGCCATGGACAAGGAGCCAGAGCGTACGGAGCTGGGTGTGCAATTGCTCGAAGTGTTGGGGCGGCAAGGGGACAGCGCAGCTTATGAACAACAGGAAAACCGCCTGCGTGATGCCGGGGTGGATCCGCAGCAGCTGGCCGCGATCCGTGAGCGGCATCCAAAATTGACCGGCGCTGCGCCGATAACCCCGGCGGTGTCGATGGTCGCAGCCACAGCGGTGGCGCCTGAGCCATCGGCGCCCGAGGATGATTTCGAATTGAATCTGGGTGAGCTGTCGATGGCGTCCAGTTGGGATCTTGAAGACAGTCGTTCGACACCTGAGCCGCCCGCAGAACGGACTGCATCGAACTCCGATCTTGAAATCCTGCCGCCGGACTTCGAGCTGCCCGAAACGGTGGCCAGCGAAGAGGCGGAGCTGGAGTGGATCCCCGAACCGGACGCACAGCCGCTGGACGATGACTTTCTTAACGAGTTCGGTGATCCGGGCGAGTCGCTGGCACTGGAACCGCTGGAGCTTGGGGGCACTGAGCCGGAACACGGTTCTGAGAAGCTCGAACAGGCGCAGACTTGCATTGATGACGGGGATATCGACAGCGCAATTGCCTTGCTCAATGAATTGCTCAAGGAGGGGGACGAGCCACTCAAACAGACGGCGCGGACGTTACTCGCGGGTATTCGCTAG
- a CDS encoding patatin-like phospholipase family protein translates to MRRLLFCLLLGFLPVFVNATEAPRPKVGLVLSGGAARGLAHIGVLKALEEQGIKIDAIAGTSMGAVVGGLYASGYKIDELEKLALNIDWQQALSDAPPREDVPFRRKQDDRDFLVKQQLSFRDDGSLGLPLGVIQGQNLALMLESLLAHTSDTRDFDKLPIPFRAVATDIANGEKVVFRKGHLPQVIRASMSIPAVFAPVELDGRLLVDGGMTDNIPLDVVREMGVDVAIVVDIGTPLRNRKQLTTVVDVLNQSITLMTRRNSEEQLAALKPTDVLIQPALAAFGVTDFGKAQEMIDAGYRATRILDARLAQLKPHESQDAELNAARAPGQRTPIITAIRVENDSKVGDEVIRYYIRQPIGEPLDLGRLHSDMGTLYGLDYFEQVQYRVVHKGQDHTLVISARGKRSGTDYLRVGLNLSDDMRGDSAFNLGASYRINGINRLGAEWLTRAQIGDKQELYSEFYQPLDVGSRYFVAPYAAFEAQNVDSILDNDPIAQYRVERYGFGLNFGRQIGNNGEIRFGVGEAWGKADVRIGDQDLPRENFTEGFYSLKYSFDSLDNVYFPHEGKDVSLTLMQFEPGLGSDTRYRQWEFKLDKAMSHGPDTLILGGRYGRTLDDANVVTSSFLLGGARQLSGFREDSISGQNVSLIRAVYYRRLTPRSYLPLDFPLYAGASLERGRAWNNDNEFDSGYINAASVFIGFDTPLGPLNFTYGLNDANEQAVYLNLGQTF, encoded by the coding sequence ATGCGCCGTTTGCTGTTCTGCCTGCTGCTTGGCTTCCTGCCAGTGTTTGTAAATGCCACTGAAGCCCCCCGCCCGAAAGTCGGCCTGGTGCTGTCCGGTGGTGCCGCACGTGGCCTAGCGCACATCGGCGTGCTCAAGGCTCTGGAGGAACAAGGGATCAAGATCGACGCGATTGCCGGTACCAGCATGGGCGCGGTGGTTGGTGGCCTGTATGCCTCGGGCTACAAGATCGACGAACTGGAAAAACTCGCGCTGAACATCGACTGGCAGCAGGCGCTGTCCGACGCACCGCCCCGCGAAGACGTGCCGTTTCGACGCAAACAGGACGACCGCGACTTTCTGGTGAAACAGCAACTGAGTTTTCGCGATGATGGCAGCCTCGGCCTGCCGCTGGGGGTGATTCAGGGCCAGAACCTCGCGCTGATGCTGGAGAGCCTGCTGGCGCACACCAGTGACACCCGCGACTTCGACAAGCTGCCGATCCCGTTCCGCGCCGTGGCCACCGACATCGCCAATGGCGAAAAAGTGGTGTTCCGCAAAGGCCACCTGCCGCAGGTGATCCGCGCCAGCATGTCGATCCCGGCGGTGTTCGCCCCGGTCGAACTCGACGGACGGCTGCTGGTGGACGGCGGCATGACTGACAACATCCCGCTCGACGTCGTGCGGGAGATGGGCGTTGACGTGGCAATCGTGGTCGACATCGGTACGCCACTGCGCAACCGCAAACAACTGACGACCGTGGTCGATGTGCTGAACCAGTCGATAACCCTGATGACCCGGCGCAACTCCGAAGAACAACTGGCCGCCCTCAAACCCACCGATGTGCTGATCCAGCCGGCGCTGGCGGCATTCGGCGTGACCGACTTCGGCAAGGCCCAGGAGATGATCGATGCCGGTTACCGCGCCACGCGGATTCTCGACGCCCGCCTCGCTCAGCTCAAACCTCACGAATCTCAGGACGCCGAACTGAACGCAGCCCGCGCGCCGGGCCAGCGCACGCCGATCATCACCGCGATCAGGGTCGAAAACGACTCGAAAGTCGGCGACGAAGTGATCCGCTATTACATCCGTCAGCCGATCGGCGAGCCGCTGGACCTCGGTCGACTGCATTCGGACATGGGCACGCTGTACGGCCTCGATTACTTCGAACAGGTGCAGTACCGCGTGGTGCACAAGGGCCAGGATCACACCCTGGTGATCAGCGCCCGGGGCAAACGCAGCGGCACCGATTACCTGCGGGTCGGCCTGAATCTGTCGGACGACATGCGCGGTGACAGCGCCTTCAACCTCGGCGCCAGCTATCGCATCAACGGCATCAACCGCCTCGGCGCGGAATGGCTGACCCGCGCGCAGATCGGCGACAAGCAGGAACTGTATAGCGAGTTCTATCAGCCACTGGACGTCGGTTCACGCTACTTCGTCGCCCCGTATGCTGCGTTTGAAGCGCAGAACGTCGATTCAATACTCGACAACGATCCGATCGCTCAATACCGCGTCGAGCGCTATGGTTTCGGCCTCAATTTCGGTCGGCAGATCGGCAACAACGGCGAAATCCGTTTCGGCGTCGGCGAGGCCTGGGGCAAAGCGGATGTGCGAATCGGCGATCAGGATCTGCCGAGGGAAAACTTCACTGAAGGTTTCTACTCGCTGAAGTACTCGTTCGACTCGCTGGACAATGTCTACTTCCCCCACGAGGGCAAGGACGTCAGCCTGACCCTGATGCAATTCGAACCGGGGCTGGGGTCGGACACGCGCTACCGGCAATGGGAATTCAAGCTGGACAAAGCCATGAGCCATGGCCCGGATACGCTGATTCTCGGCGGCCGTTATGGCCGAACGCTGGACGATGCCAACGTGGTGACGTCGAGCTTCCTGCTCGGCGGTGCGCGGCAGTTATCGGGCTTTCGCGAGGATTCGATTTCGGGACAAAACGTCAGCCTGATACGCGCGGTGTATTACCGCCGGCTGACACCACGCTCCTACCTGCCACTGGACTTCCCGCTGTATGCCGGGGCTTCGCTGGAACGTGGGCGGGCGTGGAACAACGACAATGAATTCGACAGCGGCTACATCAATGCAGCGAGTGTGTTTATCGGCTTCGATACGCCGTTGGGACCGCTGAACTTCACCTATGGCTTGAATGATGCGAATGAGCAGGCGGTTTATCTGAATCTGGGGCAGACGTTCTGA
- a CDS encoding SelT/SelW/SelH family protein, with protein MSAAKPEIVITYCTQCQWLLRAAWLAQELLSTFGDDLGKVSLVPGTGGVFHISCDDVQIWERKADGGFPEAKVLKQRVRDQIDPDRDLGHNDRTQ; from the coding sequence ATGTCTGCTGCAAAACCGGAAATCGTCATCACTTATTGCACCCAATGCCAGTGGCTGCTGCGCGCCGCGTGGCTGGCGCAGGAACTGCTCAGCACCTTCGGCGACGACCTCGGCAAGGTCTCGCTGGTGCCGGGCACCGGCGGGGTATTTCACATCAGCTGCGACGACGTGCAAATCTGGGAGCGCAAGGCCGACGGCGGTTTTCCCGAGGCCAAGGTGCTCAAGCAGCGAGTGCGCGATCAGATCGATCCTGACCGCGACCTCGGTCACAACGACCGCACTCAGTGA
- a CDS encoding DMT family transporter: protein MTPRTALGALHIGALMFGLTGVFGKLAAASPAVIVFGRAAFAVLALAFFARFASQNGWQKLQAVDWRRLALSGVLLAGHWVSFFIAVKVAGVAIATLGFASFPAFTVILEGLIFRERIRANEIVLVVLVSVGLVLVTPAFDLASGATTGLLWAVLSGLLFALLSLTNRASSGRIPAVQAALCQNVVVALCLLPVAAPQLSEVRALDWLWIALLGVFCTGVAHSLFVASLAVIKARTAAVVFAMEPVYGITIAWLLFNENPTLRMLLGGALIIVAIVVSARMSGSADKKTVAAEAASH, encoded by the coding sequence ATGACTCCGCGTACCGCCCTCGGCGCCCTGCATATTGGCGCTTTGATGTTCGGCCTGACCGGTGTGTTCGGCAAACTCGCGGCCGCCTCGCCGGCGGTGATCGTCTTCGGACGTGCGGCGTTTGCCGTGCTCGCCCTGGCCTTTTTCGCCCGCTTCGCCAGTCAGAACGGCTGGCAGAAACTGCAGGCGGTTGACTGGCGCCGTCTGGCGCTCAGCGGCGTATTGCTGGCCGGGCACTGGGTGAGTTTTTTCATCGCGGTGAAGGTCGCCGGGGTGGCGATTGCTACGTTGGGTTTTGCCAGTTTCCCGGCGTTCACCGTGATTCTCGAAGGGCTGATCTTCCGCGAACGCATCCGCGCCAATGAAATCGTGCTGGTGGTGCTGGTCAGCGTCGGTCTGGTGCTGGTCACCCCGGCGTTCGATCTGGCCAGCGGCGCCACCACCGGGTTGCTCTGGGCGGTGCTGTCGGGCTTGCTGTTCGCCCTGCTGTCGCTGACCAACCGCGCCAGCTCCGGACGCATCCCGGCGGTGCAGGCCGCGCTGTGCCAGAACGTGGTGGTGGCGCTGTGTCTGCTGCCGGTCGCGGCCCCGCAACTGAGCGAAGTACGTGCATTGGACTGGCTGTGGATCGCCCTGCTCGGGGTGTTCTGCACCGGCGTCGCCCACAGCCTGTTCGTCGCCAGCCTCGCGGTGATCAAGGCACGCACTGCCGCCGTGGTGTTCGCCATGGAACCGGTTTACGGCATCACCATCGCCTGGCTGCTGTTCAATGAAAACCCGACGCTGCGCATGCTGCTCGGCGGCGCGCTGATCATCGTCGCCATCGTGGTCTCGGCGCGGATGTCAGGCAGCGCCGACAAGAAAACCGTGGCTGCCGAAGCCGCGTCTCACTGA
- a CDS encoding AraC family transcriptional regulator, with amino-acid sequence MRPILTLRQYTHDLIIHSHDHAQLVFGLSGALDFEVEGQGSQVRQQSFVVVPGGAHHACGSPDGSRCLVLDVPDGQWLNDSLGEHADASQRLLDQPARLSLDAGQSQLVNWLANSPVSDPLIAQQGAVLLLASLNHARPGELSARRLPYAALDAHIEQHAAYPLQVADLAQIAGLSSARLHARFMAECGQTPMDYIRSRRLHKAVGLLRETALPIGEIASRVGYSSQSAFSAAVLREFGASPGQLRRDSCDKKR; translated from the coding sequence ATGCGCCCGATCCTGACACTGCGCCAGTACACCCACGATCTGATCATCCACAGCCACGACCACGCGCAACTGGTGTTCGGCCTGTCCGGCGCGCTGGATTTCGAAGTCGAAGGTCAGGGCAGCCAGGTACGCCAGCAGAGTTTCGTGGTGGTTCCCGGCGGCGCGCATCACGCTTGCGGCAGCCCCGATGGCAGTCGTTGTCTGGTGCTGGACGTGCCCGACGGGCAATGGCTGAACGATTCACTGGGCGAGCATGCCGACGCCAGTCAGCGCTTGCTCGACCAGCCTGCGCGGTTGTCTCTTGATGCGGGACAAAGCCAATTGGTCAACTGGCTGGCGAACAGTCCGGTCAGTGATCCGTTGATTGCGCAACAAGGCGCAGTCTTGCTGCTGGCCAGCCTGAATCACGCCAGACCTGGCGAACTCTCGGCACGGCGCCTGCCCTACGCGGCGCTGGATGCGCACATCGAGCAACACGCCGCCTACCCGCTGCAAGTGGCCGATCTGGCGCAGATCGCCGGGCTGTCCAGCGCCCGCCTGCATGCGCGGTTCATGGCCGAATGCGGGCAAACGCCGATGGACTACATTCGCAGCCGACGCCTGCACAAGGCAGTAGGCTTGCTGCGCGAGACCGCGTTGCCGATCGGCGAAATCGCCAGTCGGGTCGGTTACAGCTCGCAAAGTGCCTTCTCGGCCGCCGTGCTGCGCGAGTTCGGCGCGTCACCGGGGCAGTTGCGCCGAGACTCCTGCGACAAAAAACGCTAG
- a CDS encoding UDP-2,3-diacylglucosamine diphosphatase, whose product MTSAELAKPSRKQRVRTLWISDVHLGTRDCQAEHLSQFLKGYHADKIYLVGDIIDGWKLRGGMYWPQAHTNVIRRLLTMSKRGTEVIYVTGNHDEFLRRYSKLILGNIQLVDEAVHVTADGRHLLVIHGDQFDVITRYHRWLAFLGDSAYEFTLTLNRWLNHWRARYGYGYWSLSAYLKHKVKTAVSFISDFEEAIAHECVKRELHGVVCGHIHHAEIRKVGEVDYLNCGDWVESCTALIEHWDGTIELYRLADAQAREAQLKAAKVAEIA is encoded by the coding sequence ATGACCAGCGCCGAGCTTGCCAAACCCAGCCGCAAACAACGGGTGCGTACTTTGTGGATTTCCGACGTGCACCTGGGCACGCGGGATTGCCAGGCCGAGCACTTGTCGCAGTTTCTCAAGGGCTACCACGCCGACAAGATCTACCTGGTCGGTGACATCATCGACGGCTGGAAGCTGCGCGGTGGCATGTACTGGCCGCAAGCGCACACCAACGTGATCCGCCGCCTGCTGACCATGAGCAAGCGCGGCACCGAGGTGATCTACGTCACCGGCAACCACGATGAATTCCTGCGCCGTTATTCGAAGCTGATCCTCGGCAACATCCAGTTGGTCGATGAGGCGGTGCACGTCACGGCGGATGGCCGGCACCTGCTGGTGATCCATGGCGATCAGTTCGACGTGATCACCCGCTACCACCGCTGGCTGGCCTTTCTCGGCGACTCGGCCTACGAATTCACCTTGACCCTCAACCGCTGGCTCAATCACTGGCGCGCCCGGTATGGCTACGGTTACTGGTCGTTGTCGGCGTACCTGAAGCACAAGGTGAAGACGGCGGTGAGCTTCATCAGCGACTTCGAAGAAGCCATCGCCCACGAATGCGTGAAGCGCGAGTTGCACGGCGTGGTCTGCGGGCACATTCACCATGCCGAGATTCGTAAAGTCGGCGAGGTGGACTACCTCAATTGCGGCGATTGGGTGGAATCGTGCACAGCATTGATCGAGCACTGGGACGGCACGATCGAGCTGTATCGCCTGGCGGATGCGCAGGCGCGGGAGGCGCAGCTCAAGGCGGCCAAGGTCGCCGAGATCGCCTGA
- a CDS encoding HD domain-containing protein, whose protein sequence is MNANARFTHMQDGTQEDWAIIAADFSAYARQLPSRIVAHLKLLEGDFGGFPVDRLTHSLQTATRAYRDGRDEEYVVCALLHDIGDTLGSYNHPDIAAAILKPFVSAENLWMVEKHGIFQGYYFFHHLGMDRHLREQFAAHPQYQATVEFCARYDAAAFDPAYDSLPLSFFEPMLERLFAQPKHSIYKAAMEEHAPA, encoded by the coding sequence ATGAACGCCAATGCCCGCTTCACCCACATGCAGGACGGCACCCAGGAAGACTGGGCGATCATCGCCGCTGACTTCAGCGCCTACGCCCGGCAACTGCCGTCACGGATCGTCGCGCACCTGAAGTTGCTCGAAGGTGATTTCGGCGGCTTCCCGGTGGATCGCCTGACCCATTCGCTGCAAACCGCGACCCGCGCCTATCGCGACGGGCGTGACGAGGAATACGTGGTCTGTGCGCTGCTGCATGACATTGGCGACACCCTCGGTTCCTACAACCACCCGGACATCGCGGCGGCGATTCTCAAGCCGTTCGTCAGTGCCGAAAATCTGTGGATGGTCGAAAAGCACGGGATCTTTCAGGGCTACTACTTCTTCCATCATCTGGGCATGGATCGGCACCTGCGCGAGCAATTCGCCGCGCATCCGCAGTATCAGGCGACGGTGGAGTTCTGCGCCAGATACGATGCGGCGGCGTTCGACCCGGCGTATGACAGCCTGCCGTTGAGTTTTTTTGAGCCGATGCTGGAGCGGCTGTTTGCGCAGCCGAAGCACTCGATCTACAAGGCGGCGATGGAAGAACACGCCCCCGCCTGA
- a CDS encoding DUF962 domain-containing protein, whose amino-acid sequence MENIKQFNTFAEFYPYYLSEHANSTCRRLHFIGTTLVIFILAMTIAKGAWLLLLALPLAGYSFAWVGHFFFEKNRPATFQHPLYSLLGDFVMYRDMILGRVAF is encoded by the coding sequence GTGGAAAACATCAAGCAATTCAATACCTTCGCCGAGTTCTATCCGTATTACCTCAGCGAACACGCCAACAGTACCTGCCGCCGGTTGCATTTCATCGGCACCACGCTGGTGATATTCATTCTGGCCATGACCATCGCCAAAGGCGCATGGCTGTTGTTGCTGGCCCTGCCGCTGGCCGGTTACAGCTTTGCCTGGGTCGGCCACTTCTTCTTTGAAAAGAACCGTCCGGCGACTTTCCAGCATCCGCTGTACAGCCTGCTCGGCGATTTCGTCATGTACCGCGACATGATTCTCGGCCGCGTGGCGTTCTGA
- a CDS encoding AraC family transcriptional regulator: MSERTTSASWAMGIVKALEMDGLDCRVLFKQLGLDYAALNDPDARFPQDSMTRLWQRAVELSGNPAIGLNMGKVVRPASFHVAGYALMSSNTLAEGFQRLVRYQRIIAESADLSFRLLEEGYALILTVHGDHLPPTRQSAEASLACALGLCGWLTGRTLHPVKVLFQGDEPADLQPYRQAFHAPLMFNAPYDALIFERADMEAPLPTANEAMALLHDRFAGEYLARFSESRVTHKARQVLCRLLPQGEPKRDTVAQTLHLSQRTLQRRLQEEGTSFQQLLDDTRRELAEQYLAQPSMTLLEIAYLLGFADPSNFFRAFRRWFDTTPGDYRARLLQAPINDAKRPEYTAQTP; this comes from the coding sequence ATGAGCGAACGAACGACTTCTGCAAGCTGGGCGATGGGGATTGTCAAAGCATTGGAGATGGACGGCCTGGATTGCCGGGTACTGTTCAAGCAACTGGGGCTCGATTACGCCGCCCTGAATGATCCGGATGCGCGCTTCCCGCAAGATTCCATGACCCGCCTCTGGCAACGGGCGGTCGAGCTGTCCGGCAACCCGGCGATCGGCCTGAACATGGGCAAGGTGGTGCGCCCGGCGTCGTTCCACGTTGCCGGCTACGCCTTGATGTCGAGCAACACCCTGGCCGAAGGCTTTCAACGCCTGGTGCGTTATCAGCGGATCATCGCCGAGAGCGCCGACCTGAGTTTTCGTCTGCTCGAAGAAGGCTACGCACTGATCCTGACCGTGCATGGCGATCACCTGCCACCGACCCGGCAGAGCGCCGAAGCCTCGCTGGCCTGCGCGCTGGGTCTATGCGGCTGGTTGACCGGGCGCACCCTGCATCCGGTCAAAGTGCTGTTTCAGGGTGACGAGCCCGCCGATCTGCAACCTTACCGACAAGCCTTCCACGCGCCGCTGATGTTCAACGCGCCGTACGATGCGCTGATTTTCGAACGGGCCGACATGGAAGCACCGCTGCCCACCGCCAACGAAGCCATGGCGCTGCTGCACGACCGGTTTGCCGGGGAATACCTGGCGCGGTTTTCCGAAAGCCGCGTGACCCACAAGGCGCGCCAGGTGTTGTGCCGTTTACTGCCGCAGGGCGAGCCCAAGCGCGATACGGTGGCGCAGACCCTGCATCTGTCGCAGCGCACCTTGCAGCGCCGGTTGCAGGAGGAGGGCACCAGTTTTCAGCAGTTGCTCGACGACACTCGCCGCGAACTGGCCGAGCAGTACCTGGCGCAGCCGAGCATGACCTTGCTGGAGATTGCCTATCTGTTGGGTTTTGCCGATCCGAGCAACTTCTTCCGCGCGTTCCGTCGCTGGTTCGACACCACGCCCGGCGATTACCGGGCGCGACTGTTGCAGGCGCCGATCAATGACGCCAAAAGGCCGGAATACACAGCACAAACACCGTAA
- a CDS encoding TrkH family potassium uptake protein, with translation MALPTLRIIGFIIGIFLITLAIAMVVPMATLVIFERTGDLPSFLWASMITFVAGLALVIPGRPEHIHLRPRDMYLLTVSSWLVVCIFAALPFLLTQHISYTDSFFESMSGITATGSTVLSGLDTMSPGILMWRSLLHWLGGIGFIGMAVAILPLLRIGGMRLFQTESSDRSEKVMPRSHMVARLIVAAYVGITILGSLAFWWAGMSPFDAINHAMSAISTGGFSTSDQSLAKWTQPAVHWVAVVIMILGSLPFTLYVATMRGNRKALIKDQQVQGLLGMLLVTWLVLGTWYWWTTNLHWLDALRHVALNVTSVVTTTGFALGDYSLWGNFSLMLFFYLGFVGGCSGSTAGGIKIFRFQVAYILLKANLNQLIHPRAVIKQKYNGHRLDEEIVRSILTFSFFFAITICVIALLLSLLGVDWMTALTGAASTVSGVGPGLGETIGPAGNFATLPDAAKWILSFGMLLGRLEIITVFVLCIPAFWRH, from the coding sequence ATGGCGTTGCCGACCTTACGGATCATTGGTTTCATCATCGGCATCTTCCTGATCACCCTGGCCATCGCCATGGTCGTGCCCATGGCCACCCTGGTGATTTTCGAGCGCACCGGCGATCTGCCGTCGTTTCTCTGGGCGAGCATGATCACCTTCGTCGCCGGCCTCGCGCTGGTGATTCCCGGCCGCCCCGAACACATCCACCTGCGCCCGCGCGACATGTATCTGCTGACCGTCAGCAGCTGGCTGGTGGTGTGCATTTTCGCCGCGCTGCCGTTCTTGCTGACCCAGCACATCAGCTACACCGACTCGTTCTTCGAAAGCATGTCCGGTATCACCGCCACCGGCTCGACCGTGCTCAGCGGGCTCGACACCATGTCGCCGGGGATTCTGATGTGGCGCTCGCTGCTGCACTGGCTCGGCGGGATCGGCTTCATCGGCATGGCGGTGGCGATTCTGCCGTTGCTGCGCATCGGTGGCATGCGCCTGTTCCAGACCGAATCGTCCGACCGCTCGGAAAAGGTCATGCCGCGCTCGCACATGGTGGCGCGCCTGATTGTGGCCGCCTACGTCGGTATCACGATCCTCGGCAGCCTGGCGTTCTGGTGGGCCGGGATGAGCCCGTTCGATGCGATCAATCACGCGATGTCGGCGATCTCCACCGGCGGTTTCTCGACCTCCGACCAGTCGCTGGCGAAGTGGACGCAACCGGCGGTGCACTGGGTGGCGGTGGTCATCATGATCCTCGGCAGCCTGCCGTTCACCCTGTACGTCGCGACCATGCGCGGCAATCGCAAGGCGCTGATCAAGGATCAGCAGGTGCAGGGTTTGCTCGGCATGTTGCTGGTGACCTGGCTGGTGCTCGGCACCTGGTACTGGTGGACCACCAACCTGCACTGGCTGGATGCGCTGCGGCACGTGGCGCTGAACGTGACCTCGGTAGTCACCACCACCGGTTTTGCCCTCGGCGACTACAGCCTGTGGGGCAACTTCTCGCTGATGCTGTTTTTCTATCTGGGCTTTGTCGGCGGCTGCTCCGGCTCGACGGCGGGCGGGATCAAGATCTTCCGTTTCCAGGTCGCCTACATCCTGCTCAAGGCCAACCTTAACCAGCTGATTCACCCGCGCGCGGTGATCAAGCAGAAGTACAACGGTCACCGTCTCGACGAGGAGATCGTGCGTTCGATCCTGACCTTTTCGTTCTTCTTCGCCATCACGATTTGCGTGATCGCCCTGCTGCTGTCGCTGCTCGGCGTGGACTGGATGACCGCACTGACCGGCGCTGCCAGCACCGTGTCCGGCGTCGGCCCGGGTCTGGGCGAAACCATCGGCCCGGCAGGCAACTTCGCCACCCTGCCGGATGCGGCCAAGTGGATCCTGTCGTTCGGCATGCTGCTTGGCCGACTGGAGATCATTACGGTGTTTGTGCTGTGTATTCCGGCCTTTTGGCGTCATTGA